The Vanessa atalanta chromosome 12, ilVanAtal1.2, whole genome shotgun sequence nucleotide sequence CGTTTGCATATTACTATGCAATGTGAAAATCTGGTACTTCATAACGTTCATTTCCGTACAGCCTTGAATCAAGTCCCTTAGGGCCACGATGTCGTCGTACCCCGGCAGGAATATTAGAATGCTCCCCTTGGGCATGTTCATGTGTATGTGTCTGACCAGCGCGAGCATCAGATCGTGATCGATCAGCTCCTCCGAGAAGGCGTGGTTGTAAACGTCCAGCAGGAAGTCATCGGCCGAGGTATCCTCTTCCTGGCCATTCTTGGCCTCCTCCGAGCGGTCGAAAGTCGCCAGCAGCTTGGCGCACTCTGTATGGCCGTTTTCGACCGCGTGATCGTACGGTGTCTTCCCGCTCTTGTCCTTCAGTGTCGGATCGGCGCCTGATGAAAatcagaaaatttaaattaatagagtATCTTTTGGAGGAGATACCTAAGAttacaagctcttttgaattatttttaaatttatatcaaggGTCAAGTAACCCACTATTATgcatcatttaatattaaataattatatataatttcattttaaaattatatattagcaTACTAGaaactaataaacaaaattaaacgatAATTTTAATCTGGAGGGGCTATTTGATGGACGGAAtagaccaaaaaatatatataaagaaagtaaagtaataagtaataagATTATaggatttgtaaattttatggcTGTGTTTTTTTGTAACTTCATTCCACTGTTGACCACAAtcctaaataaagttaaaataaaagaccCCACATAGCACGACGCAACTAGTCCAGATTCGAAAATGGAAAATGATCAAAAAATAGGCTAAGCCGAGCTCGAGCTGTATATGCTATATGGTAAGGTGGGCGCAGCGCCGACGCGGGTACCGATGCGCAGCAGCTGCTCGGCCACGTCGCGCAGGCCGCGCAGCGCCGCGCCCGCCAGCGCCGAGCGCCCGCAGCGCGAGTGCGCCAGCGACGCCGGCACGCCCTCCGACATGAACATGTACAGCAGCTGGCTGAACGAGTCCTGCGGGCACGCACGCACGGGTTAGGTTGGGTTAGTCGTCGGCCGTTTTAACTTTCGACTCATCGTCGGCTCCTCGGCTGGCTCACCAGGCTGCCCTCGTTGAAACATTCGTCCAGGAATTCGTCCATGTCGGCCTGGAGAGCCGGATCGATGGCTTCCTTTTCGTCCTTGCTGATCTCTTCCGGACTCTGTTTCTGTCCTAAAATTCGAAATTATTCTTTCACTTTGTGGTAGTATTTTGTGTAGCAGGCCGATGATCCTACAAGGAACCACCTGTCTTACTACAGACGGAATAGAAGGAAATAACTGGTGAGATAAAATTGAACACATGGCTTGTGTCACGTaaagacaaaattttaattttcatgattcacaatatattaaaataacagatgatatattcaaatttcaaaagCTGTTGTTAGTTACCTTCGAGGTGTGACCAGTAACTCTGCCCGCTTTTCAGCTTAGCTTTCAGTTCCCTTTCAACCTGAACCATCTTCTTTGTGGTGTACTTGGTCATCTTCAGTATATCCTCCAGGTAGTAACGTTGGACCTCGTGGAGGCGGCCGGGGATGGTTATCACAGGACAATTGTTGAAATATCTGTTTCcacgaaataatatttcttcatttCAGATTAGAAGTTAAgtgtaatttgaaatttttgtctgtataatttttatatggcCAGTAACTAAGTTAACTTTGACttcaaacacatttttaaacaaGTTTGTACTAGTGTTCTTGTTAGAACATAAAAACTTAGCTttttcgatttattattaggtTTATCTGTAAACTAGAAGTGagtgtataaaaacaaaaagtgcATACTAGATCTGTATTTGTCTTTAACTAGAGATTACCTGGAAAATATTTGTGTGTCCATGGTGGCGGACATGAGCACCAGCTTGAGGTCTTTGAGTCGTCCGAGCGCGTCCCGCAGAGCCACCAGCAGGAAGTCGCTGAACTTGTCGCGCTCGTGCACCTCATCCACCAGCACATGCGTCACACCTGCACATACACACACTGTCACAGTGCACAGGTAGCTGCTATTATTACAGCACAGACATCCAATAGTGATATTGGAATGGACTGATTAAATACTTAGGCTGATAATAGTACTAACTTTCCTTTATTTCATAGTATACCAAAAGTGTTGAGAGTAGGGCATTTTCTCACAAAAATTTTAAGCTATGTTTGTTTGCTACTCTAATATACTGACCAGTAAGAGCAGTATCACCACCCATGAGCGTCCGCAGCAGTACACCATTGGTACAATATGTAAGTACAGTCCGAGGACTCACACGCGACTCCAGTCGTATCTGGTACCCAATAGACTGGCCTATTTTCTCCATTCTCTCATAAGCCACCTGGAAGTAAAAGAAGACATCAATTTTATGTTGATGCATActgtttaattttctttcagTCGGTGTTTAGTTGCCTTACAACAAtctatgtacattttataacaaGTTTTATTGAGTACTCTGataacatatttgtatatgGAAGTCTTAAATAATACTCTTACATTTACAAatcaatattaactatttaaagcATCAggctaaatatatatagtactttACCCTCTCTGCGACTGAAACTGCAGAAATTCTTCTAGGCTGGGTGCAGTATATCCTAGCTGGCTGCTTGTGCTCTTGGCAATAGTCTAGCACCAGCTGAGGGAGCTGGGTAGTCTTGCCACATCCTGTTGCACCTGCTACAATTATCACCTGCaattccaaatttatttttttatacaattagatGAATTAAATGTTCCAAGTAAATGGAATATACAAACCTGATTATGTAAAATTGCATTGAGTAAATCCTGTCTTTGCTCATATACTGGCAATTTTTCCCTAAATTTCAGTAAATCTGGATTATATGTTGTATTCGGTATCtgaaatatacacaaatatttatatttagaatcaaaattattgattatttatttgattgcacaattgattgaaattaatttaaaaactaacgaattaattgtaaaaaataatgcacTTAAAGAAATATGATAATTtctcatttaaatgaaattgataCTAAGCTCTTAATTACGTTTtaacagtatattttttaagtataattattatattttttatccatttGACTTATCTATTACATATGTGCCATTGACATTTATTTGGTGCagcctaaatatatttttcattcacaATTACAttcatcaaacaaaaatatagatcACTTAAAGTAttaggtaagttttttttttaaatatacttatgattttcattgttatactaaaaaataaattaaaataaaatcaactgtATTTCTTTGACTAGTGTAATCACATACACAGGACTAATCAAGTGACTGGAAATgcattaacatataaaatttttaatttaaacaattttctttcattaaaatagaaaagattatttttttgaatccTACGAATCTCTCTTATTTAATGTAACCAAATCTCACACTAAGTATAGACATTATACCATTGTACCATGaagattgtaataataaatttgcatatctatagaaaaaaaagtttttactgttTATATTACCTGTGCAACACCATTATTCAATTGCCCCAGTGTTTTATGAATAAGCTGAGGAGCCCGTTCTTTTTCAGGAGATAACGACAAATCTTCCTTTTCTTTGGCCGTTATAGGAAATGCATTGAAGACTTCTTTGATAACACATCGCATGTTTGAGTCGAGTATGAGCTTCGCATCATTTTGGATAATAGTTGATCCCACTCGCTTGTATATAGTTAAGTACCGATTCACacctaaatttaaacaatatcaattTTAGTATGTTGcttgatatttgaaatattgagCAATAGGTTATAAAAGAGAACCATGACTACTGTTATGGAGaagctaatttaataataagaataagaattaaatcaaatttaaaaacgaattaataaagaatattatttaaaaatagaaaggtAGATGAAAAACGATATTGAAGCAGAGTTTTATGTTGTACTAAAAAGTAAGAAAACAATAGAAATTAACCTTTCCCGCGCGATTTAGACTTTAACCCCAACTTGGCGACAGTCTCGTGAATGAATCCTCGTTCTTGGGCCGACAGAAACGTAGGGAACTGAAGTTCTGTTTCATTTTCGTCGTTTAAAAACTTATCCAATTGTATCTTCAGAGCTATACTTACAGACTCGGCTATTGGAAAATGCTTATTACCTAAATTACGCTTACCCTTCTTTGaactcattttatattatactaataaatagaACAATACGAAATAAACCATTGGTGTCtaggttttaatatattttactttgtttaCTCCACTATATTGGAGAATAAATAACAAGTGACAAAAATTGGTTATGGTAGCTATTTCAGTTATAAGATGTGTTGCCATTTCGCGAGCATAAGAGCAGAGCCAAAGACTACTGTATACTTTTGGTTATAATGATTATGAAAGAGATTACTCTCAGAAGTATTTACTATTTGCATTATCAAAGACCTACAATCCACAGAGACAAATTCCGCATAAATCGTGACCAAACCCCTTTGACTTTGCTAGAGTcggatattatgtattattcagAAATTCTTTGATGCGTTAGCGATCCTTCCTTCTATTGTCTATAATTTTCGAAtcacttttatttactttgacaGGTTCCATACTATTCTCATAATACGTAgaccatattattattgttatatattatatatctggaTAAAAATAATGTGGCAAAAATTATCTTtgccatttatatttaaaaaaaaactatcacatgtcaatgtcaataattctaattttgTGAGCAAAACGCACGTGGATTGTTTTGTCTTATTCTATTCTAAACAATAaggaattgtataaaataataaaataaatgacttattttattatgccttattcataattattgcaactaattactattttcaattatttacataaagctACAACGATGTCAAAGAAAGTGAACCATTTGGTTGTGGATACTACTGCTTTTATAAAAGCGgccaatttacaaaatattgctgaGTCAATATATACAATTCAAGAAGTTATCGATGAAATCACGAACGACAGGCAGCGCAGGAAGCTTGTGGTATTACCATACGACTTAAAGGTTAAAGATGTTTTTACTGAAAACATCAAATTTATCACAGAATTTTCCAAAAAGACTGGTGATTATACCAGTCTCTCAGCGACCGATATCAAAGTCATGGCTTTAACCTATCAATTGGAGAAGGAGATTTTAGGTACTAGTCATCTCAAAACCGAACCTACAATGCAAAAAACTGTCAAGGTATCGGGACTCTCTAGTTTTAATtctaacaatgaaaataaaacagaagCTGAATCCGTAAATACTGCAGACTTAACATCGGATAGTAatctaaatatcaatattacaaataaaggtGATgagatatctaaaaatatagacAAACCGTTTAATACTGAAGTAGGAAATGATGAAAcaaatgttgaaaatattgaaGAAAACACACTAGATGAAGCAATAGCAGAACAAATCAAAAACATGGATTTAAGAGAAGATAATGAAGTTGATGCATGTATCGTAAAAGTATCTGATAATGAAGAAACAGATAGTGAACAAAGTGAAGAAGAATCCGACAGTGATGATGGGGATTGGATTACACCAGCTAATTTAAAAGAGAAGAGAAAGGAAATGGAAGAAGGAGAATTTGAGGATATAAATGTTGAAATTGCTTGCATTACATCAGATTTTGCAATGCAGAATGTTTTAAAACAGATTGGTTTAAATGTAACATCAATTGA carries:
- the LOC125067851 gene encoding RNA-binding protein NOB1: MSKKVNHLVVDTTAFIKAANLQNIAESIYTIQEVIDEITNDRQRRKLVVLPYDLKVKDVFTENIKFITEFSKKTGDYTSLSATDIKVMALTYQLEKEILGTSHLKTEPTMQKTVKVSGLSSFNSNNENKTEAESVNTADLTSDSNLNINITNKGDEISKNIDKPFNTEVGNDETNVENIEENTLDEAIAEQIKNMDLREDNEVDACIVKVSDNEETDSEQSEEESDSDDGDWITPANLKEKRKEMEEGEFEDINVEIACITSDFAMQNVLKQIGLNVTSIDGRIIKQLRTFIFRCTTCFKTTSVMTKLFCPKCGHSTLKKVAVSVDDEGNQHIHINGRKPLSAKGKKFSLPTPRGGQHFQYPILTEDQHIQKRFATKLARNKTNALDADYIAGFSPFVMKDVNSKSAVLGVRADKQDVKYWMKHYSKGKKK